The Athene noctua chromosome 3, bAthNoc1.hap1.1, whole genome shotgun sequence genome includes a region encoding these proteins:
- the KERA gene encoding keratocan: MTLKVYTSLLLLFLFNSVWTRTVRQVYDELDPEHWSHYTSECPRECFCPPSFPNALYCDNKGLKEIPAIPARIWYLYLQNNLIETVSEKPFVNATHLRWINLNKNKITNSGIESGVLSKLKRLLYLFLEDNELEEVPAPLPVGLEQLRLARNKISRIPEGVFSNLENLTMLDLHQNNLLDSALQSDTFQGLNNLMQLNIAKNSLKKMPLSIPANTLQLFLDNNSIEVIPENYFSAIPKVTFLRLNYNKLSDDGIPPNGFNVSSILDLQLSHNQLTKIPPINAQLEHLHLDHNRIKSVNGTQICPVSIAIAEDYGFYGNTPRLRYLRLDGNEIQPPIPLDIMICFRLLQAVVI, from the exons ATGACTCTAAAAGTCTATAcaagccttttgcttttattcttgttCAATTCTGTGTGGACTCGAACTGTGAGACAAGTTTATGATGAGCTGGATCCTGAGCATTGGTCCCACTACACTTCTGAGTGTCCACGAGAGTGCTTTTGTCCTCCTAGTTTCCCCAATGCATTATACTGTGATAACAAAGGACTTAAAGAAATACCTGCAATTCCAGCAAGAATTTGGTACCTCTATCTTCAAAACAACCTAATTGAAACAGTTTCAGAGAAGCCTTTTGTGAATGCCACTCATCTGAGATGGATAAATCTGAACAAGAATAAGATTACCAACAGTGGAATTGAGAGTGGTGTGCTGAGCAAGCTGAAAAGGCTGCTTTACTTATTCCTTGAAGATAACGAATTGGAAGAAGTGCCTGCCCCATTACCAGTGGGCCTGGAACAGCTCAGACTGGCTAGAAACAAAATCTCCAGAATCCCAGAAGGAGTCTTCAGCAACTTGGAAAACCTTACTATGTTAGATCTGCACCAGAACAATTTGTTGGACAGCGCTCTTCAAAGTGACACCTTCCAAGGACTCAACAATCTTATGCAGCTCAACATAGCAAAAAATTCACTCAAGAAAATGCCTTTAAGCATTCCAGCTAACACACTGCAGCTGTTTTTGGACAACAACTCCATTGAAGTGATACCAGAAAACTACTTCAGTGCAATACCCAAAGTGACTTTCCTTAGGCTGAACTACAATAAATTATCTGATGACGGTATTCCCCCAAATGGGTTTAATGTCTCATCTATTCTAGATCTACAGCTGTCTCACAACCAGCTCACTAAAATTCCACCAATCAATGCTCAACTCGAGCACCTTCACCTTGATCACAACAGAATCAAAA GTGTCAATGGTACTCAAATATGTCCAGTCTCAATTGCTATAGCAGAAGACTATGGTTTTTACGGCAACACCCCTCGCCTCAGATACCTTCGCCTGGATGGAAATGAAATTCAACCTCCAATCCCATTGGACATCATGATATGTTTCCGACTACTTCAAGCTGTTGTCATATAA